In the Cucurbita pepo subsp. pepo cultivar mu-cu-16 chromosome LG17, ASM280686v2, whole genome shotgun sequence genome, ACAatggaaatttttgtttacttttgtttCCAAAAAGATGaatattgaatgaaaaaaataactaaGTTCATACATTTAACAGGAGCACGCGAGTTTGTTAGAGTTTCTCGAAGGTCAGAACCTGACGACCTTATGAACTCTGCAATAGCAGGGTTCGGGACCGGAGCTCTTCTTGGACGCCTTCAAGGTTAATTAACTCCACATCCCTCACTCTCACATGTACAGAagcaagttttttttattttttttattttttatcttggACTCAGACTattgctttgagcttggttTTATACTAATTTTGCACATCTTAGTTATTGCACAAGTCTCTAGTTATTTTAGCATGGTTTACGTTGTGAATCAGTTTTCAGTACAAGATAGAAGGATGTTTTCATAATTTGATGCTGTTGAATGAGGGAGAGCCTTGCTTAGGTTGAACTAGAACTTGATGATTCATAGGGTACACAAATGGGTAGAGATGAAATATTATGAATCAACAGCGTACATTCTCTTTTCAGGTGGTCGGCTCGGCTCTGTTCGATACTCAATAATGTTCACCGTCGCTGGGACAGCAATAGATTATGCCACACTCAAACTAAAACCTGTTTTCAGAAGCTACAAAGAAACAATACTCGAAGAAAGTAATAGCTGGATGAAATTACCCGAATGGTCCCCGATCCAAGTACTGGACGAGGAAGCTTTAGCCGCTAAACAAGCTCGGGAGCAACAGCTCTACGCACAGAGGGTGCTTGGGCAAGTAAACAAAAAGGATCcttgaaacatttttatttcccCATATATCAAGGAAGGAAAGGATCCATAGTTTCGTGGATTCTTCAATATACAAGTAAAGATTATAACCATATGGCGTggattatgatataataagaAGAGAATTCTGATAGTTGacaattttgttctttatgtttaatttccttttctctgTTTTAATTTCATAGGCCTGTTTACTTTATGGTTCATTATCAATAAACTGATATTTCTCTtccaaattaagaaattagcAGCAGAAGTTGAAGATGATAATTCCAGCAAGGTCCTATTGCTTCTTCCATATACAaattttcttgaactttcTTGTGGAATCTTGAGCTTCTTTTTACtctacattttcttttcttacctATTTTTGGTCGAGATTTCATTACTTTTGAGATGATCGCCATGATTTCAGGTTATCggaaataaatggaaaacTTATCTTGATTTGCTTCTAAAAGATGACCTTAGAGAAaggtatttattttgttataccGTCAATATTCTACATGAtagttaaattttgttttagcGATGTTCTCGTATAAGGTTGGTTCGATATTATTGTAGCATCACGCATGCCAATATTATTGACAGGCTTCTCGAGTATGGTGGTAAGAATCACTGAccctttttaataaatacaaaattaaaagttaaaaaaattcattaaacaaTTACTAAAGAGCAgagaattcaaatattttgaccacatttttactatttaaatttcaaaataaaatttcatggatAAAGGATTTAAAGCATATGACACGTGTAACAATCCTAACTAAGTTTGATAAAGCGTGGGTGACACTATGCGTAATCCACACTTTTCCCTCCAAAATTtgtgagaattttttttagggcACAAACACACTATAAGCCCCACACGCTTTCTCTCCCAACCTCGACGTCCTTGTCTCGTCTCGagttctcaattttttaaaaaatgtatagacattttaaaaaaattattatgaagattaagaaaattgttttgttttcggTTTAGGACTAAAATGTCGATTCACTCGAGATGTCGAAGAGGTCGGAATAGAAATGTGGAAGGGATGGTCCGACATTCCAAGTGGCACAGCTCAAATAACAAATAACATTTCGCTGTTCTTCTCTACAAGCACTTTATACTACacttctcttttctcttttctttctatgtGACACAAAAATGGCGACAAATTTCACATTTGTAGTCTTCACATTACCCCTTTGGCTCAAATGCTGCAATTCCCACTTCGATTTCTTCTTCTAGATCCATAATTTCAACACCCATTTCCCAATTCACCTACAAGATCCCATTTCCAATGGGTGTTTTGGGTGATTCCTTGTGCTTCTGTAAAGGGGTCGGCAAGTCCGAGCGAACCAAGGCTGCCATTTTTTCCGGCAAAGCTCCTGCAATGGTGCGAATCTCCGccgcttcttcttcttcttcttcttcttcttctaatggGGCCTCCTCCGGCACTGCTTTTTTGATCCACCGGAGCCTTCTTTTGACCACCCATGTTAATCTTCCCTCCGTTTCTGCTGCTGAGAGTTGCGAGATCCGCCTCCAAAACGGCGGCGCCGCCACTCTCGTTCCTCACAggtgacttttttttcttttttcttttttcttttggggttcttttgtttgtttgattgtttgtttattttggaGTATTCTGCTTGCTGTTTTGTGCTTTTGCGTttagttcttgttttgtttggtgGAAATAGTTGGGATATGGAAATTGATGGCTGAAGTAACTGTGTGCAAATTTATAGTTTGATTTTAAGTGTTAACTCACTACTGGTCTAGCTCCATGGCACCGAAAATGTATCTGGGCTCGAGTGATTCACCGAGCAAGTTGGTTTTTAATGTTCGGTGGCGTTTGGCATAGGGGAGAACATCCGAGCTGACTTTTTCTATTGATTCTTTTATTCCGTTCCATTCAATCTTTTACCGAAACTCTTAGTTATCCTTAAATCTTTTACCGAAACTCTTAGTTGTCCTTACCATCCCTTGATCTATTGATTGGCTTGTGAGCAAACTGATTGCTGATACCATCAAATCTATGAGTgttctcctttcctttttctcttctgtTTGTAGgttatatatttcaatttttcaattgTTGCATAGCCTTGTTTGGAGAAGAGTTATGTTTCTGCACTTGCTTTTTTCTTATGATATTCGATTCGATCCGAGTTTGGAGGTAAAACTATCCTTAGATGTGAGCAATGTATTACCTGATTActatatgtgagatcccacgtcggttggagaggagaatgaatcatttcttataagggtgtggaaatccctaacagacgcattttaaaactgtgaggctgaggatgatacgtaatgggccaaaataGATGATATCggctagcaatgggcttgggctgttacaaatggtatcagagtcacaTACCGGGctatgtgctagtgaggaggctgGACACGAGGCGacgtgccagcaaggacattggATCGcaaaggggggtgaattgtgagatctcataacggttggagaggagaacgaaacaccctttgtaagggtgtggaaacttctccctagcagacacgttttaaaagtcttgaggggaagtccgaaagggaaaacccaaagaggacaacatctgctagtggtgggcttgagacGTTacaaaacctctccctaatagatgcgttttaagaCTGTGAGGTTAACGGaaatacataacgagccaaagtagacaatatatACTAGCAATCggtttgagccgttacaaaatggtattagaaccagaCACTGGGGGGGTGTGCCAACGAAAACGTTGAGtctccaaggggggtggattgtgagatcccacgtcagttggagagggaaacgaagcattccttataagggtgtggaaatctcttcctagtatacgcattttaaaaccgtgaggctgatgacgatacataacgggccgaagcggacaatatctgctagcaaggAGTAGAACCTCCGTATCCTTTTTGAGACGGTTTGCAATGTGAATCATTTCATCCAACACTTTACTTTGATTGCAGGTTCTTCATTACAAGTTCCATTTTGGATCTTACAATAGTGGGCTTAGATGCAGTGGAAGGAGACTCCCACTCTCAGCAGCAGCTTCAGCACTTAAAGATATGTTCTAAACCAAATCTTGATCTTGGCAATGCTGTTTACCTCTTGGGATTTTCTGACAAAGATGAACTTATCATTAGTGAGGGCAAGGTGGCTATAGCTACTGATAACCTTATAAAATTATCGACCGATGGGGTAACGTGTAGTCCCGGGTCTGCTGGGTTTGATGCACAAGGTAACCTTGCATTCATGGTATGTGATCCTATGAAACTAGCCACGTCTCCGAATACCAAATCATCATCGACTTCTTCGTCGTCTTCGTCGTCTTGTAAGAAGGATCTTCCTATGCAATTTGGGATTCCTCTGCCTATCATTTGTGGTTGGTTAAACCAACATTGGGAAGGTAGTCTTGAGGAACTTAACAAACCAAAGCCACAACTCATAAGATTGATGTCTTCAGGACAAAAGAGTGAgcattcttcttcctttacATTGAGGCAAGTTTTTAAGCCAATGGAAGCGAATGATGAGgaaaccagagaagaactGCCCGGACCGAGCTATTCCACTACGACAAACACGATCAAGGAAGAGGCTCCGATGAATAACCTACACCTAAACCATGTGCAAGGAATTCCTACACCTGAAATATATGAATCGCCAAAGTTGATAGCAGTTCCTCTTCGAAAAAAGGAAAGCGCGCCAATGCAGCTACGGGATATCAACTTTCCTCCGAGAGTATCCATGGCTGTGATTACGGGTCATCCTACCAGACAAAACCCACTTGGCTCTAATGAAAATTCCACAAAGGATGTTTCTCAACACAACCAATGGAGACAATACCAAAGCATGGAGAGACAACTTGTCGATCCAATCGAAAACAGAGAAGAGGTTGCCTCAACCAATTCTGTAAACGGGGCCTTAAGTGAAGTTCAGTCTTGTTCATCTCCCGAGGAAGTTTCAGCGATGCATAACGGCTATAGCAGCGAGGGAGAGACAACAATGTACTCTGCAGAAACTGCAGAGAGTCGAAACTATACGAGTCCTAGAGAAGGTAAGTTTCAGCAGGTTGGAAGGAGTCAGAGTTGTGTAAACTACAACAGATGGGGATCAGTCCAAAGAAATCCCATGGCTCGTCAAACAATCCTAGAGAATCAAAGAAGTTTCAGAAATGGAAGGAAGATGTATTCTCAAGGGGCTGGATCTTACCGGAGCAATGACTACTACAGCCCGACGGTCTCCTCGATCATGAAGAAGCGAAACAGCTCGGAACAAGTTAGCAAACCAAGGCAAAGCACTGCTGCTGCTCATTCTTCCCCAAGATGGATGTTCTGATGAATTATCATCATTCCACTCAAAAAGGGGAGACTGGGAAACAATGAAGGTTTGTTAGTGTATTTGGTTCCCATTTCTTCACTTGTGCAGAGACCAATTCGAGGTGAATAAGAACATTTTCCTTCTACATTTCTTCATTATATTGTAAGATTGAGAGGAAAAAAGGTAAAGAATAGAAGAACCAGATGATAAACTGTCTGGAATTTGTTATTCCCTTTTTGTAAACAGGAAGTCAATGCAATCCATTTGGCTTCCTTGCAAAAAAAGtgaattaatttgagattttgagTGCGTTTCTGTCAACAATGAAAGTAgttgaaaataacaaaatgttCTAACTTCATATTTGGAGCTACCTTACAAGGATCCCCATGCTGGTTCCGCCAAACTCATCTCAGGAAGAGGCAGATTGAGCCTGAATGCAGAGCGGCTTCGCTCAAACCAATCATTGTATTTCTTGATGAACTTGTCGAGTAGATCCCCAGCCATGTATGAGAAGCTTCCGGCCCAGGCTGCTATAACGATGTAAGTCGCTACTGTTTTGGCGTATGCATCCCAATTTTTTGGTCTCTGAATGGAAGCCTTCCCAATAGCAAGCAATATGATGCATAAAAAAGAAGCTCCAACGGCTGCTGCAAGCTTGAAATCCTTGTTATTGCTCTTGGTGAATGTTAAAACGTAAACCAGAGTGGGGACTAAGCCAAAGAGTATGAATGAGATGATGGCAAGCGTGCAATGTAGAACGTAATTCTCTCGGTTTCCCAGTACTACTTCGTATTGGTCTACTGGTTCATGAGATGTCCTTCTGAACTGCTCGGTCTTGAGTCCTCTCAACTGAAAATTGTGTATGTTTAATGAGAGATAGCTTATgattcaacaaacaaaaatgtaatGGAATTTTGAACAAAGTAATAAAGATGCGACGAGACCAAAAAGTAGGTAATCAATACAACTCGAATGTGCCTCGTGTACCATCACACAAGCCAAATCATAAACAGTCTTTCTCAATATACTACCGTGACACGATATAAATGCGCTAAGAGTCTTAAGATGAAATCGTTTAGTAAGAAAGTTCAACAAGTCTTAAGATGAAACCGTTTAGTAAGAAAGTTCAACAAGTCTCCCGCACACTATCTCCTCTACCATCTACTTCTTTTAGTAATCgttctaaattaaataaacattcaTCTCTGCGGTTTATCAGAAAGTCAGTTACTTACATTATGTCCAAGGATAAAAAGCCCTCTAATCAGATTTGCCAATGCCAAAACTATAATGTTGCCTGCAAAAAGAACGTGAAAAtagattaatattttgacACAACTTAgtttaggtaaaaaaaaaccagGATATATCATGTTTCAAAGACAGATGCTGTTCCATATTATGGTGTAACTTGAGATGTCCGTACTCTAGCATCTCTTGAAGATccaaaaatgtttaaaaaatgctGTTCTATATATATGGTACAACTCAAGTTCATGTTTATTATACAAATGAAGTTTAGATGCTATAAGCAGGATGGAAAAAAGTAGTAAATAATAACCTATTGCAGTATTGGCACTCGCTGCAGATGTCATAATGCCGAGGCTTGTAATTGATTCAGATAAACCACCATACACTATACTTTTCACAATTTCCCACCTGTTAAACCTACTTGGTTCAGCTTCTACTCCTCTATCTACCACACGTCCTGTTTCAACTAATAAATCTCTATTAATATTAACTCGAGTAAATCTCtgttaatttcaacaaatataaattattaaaactttgCCTCTACCTTGTTTGATATTCACTCTAACTTTGCCTCTACCTTGTTTGATATTCACTCCAACTTTGCCTCTACCTTGTTTGATATTCACTCCTTCATCGGCAATTGTTCTGTTACGTGAAGAATGAGTTGGCGTTGAATTAGATACAGCATGATCACCTTCAACTTTATCAGTTACTGCACAATGAACTGACTGATCGGGAACGCTGGAAGTGTCTCTACCAACTCGACTTCCTTGATGATCTCTTGTTTCCTGCAACACTTGAAAGGTCTCCCTTTCTCTGATCCCTGTGCTTGCAGCGTTATTTCCTGCGCGCATATTTAGTAGGAAAAGACCATGAGAGTGCTTTGACTTGATGTCATAATcttgttagatgaacatgactcttcgctatggtatgatatggcctcaataccaatggagagagttttctttgattataacccatgatcattccctaaattagccgatgtgggactttcatcatccaatacctcccctcaaacaaagtatgcctccccttaatcaaggctcgactctttttcttttggagtcttttgttcgacatttgaggatttaccaatctattggcatgactaagtttagggcatagctctgataccatgttagatgaacacgactctccacaatggtatgatattgtccactttgagcataagctctcatgactttgctttgggcttccccaaaaggcctcgtaccaataccaatggagaaagtattctttgattataaacccatgatcattccctaaattagccgatgtgagacttttaTCATCTAACTTATTGCTACGGCTATGATATTCCTCCAACCATATATATCCTCATAAAGCTATGCTTCAACATTATATAGACAGCAGAAGTAATTTCCTCACATGCAAAGAATCAATTTCAAATAGCCACGCATGTTCTATCTTTTTTGGGAAAGGGATCAGAAGCGTAGCtgtgaaaataaatgatgaaagatctttcttcttctgctttgATTTCCCAGAAGGAAACTAAGAATGGAGAGAAATTAGATGGATGAATGAAGAGGATCATGAGATTTATTCTCCATGCTTGATGATGAGGACTTGGTCTGGAAACTATTAAACATTGTTTACTAGCAATATTCTTAGAACAAGTATCATTGGAAATATCAATCTTTCTAATTTGCATCTTAGTTCATGTCGATTACGATAAtcttcaaaagtttaaaaaaaaaaaaaaaaacataaaacaccAAAAGCATGTACAAAATCAATACCTTGTCCGGATAAAACTTCTTCCTCACGGTCAGGAGTAGCCAATTTAGGAAAGAGCCATGCACCTGCCCATTGAAAAAATAGCTTAACTCAGTAATCCTGGTAAGATCCATTTGACAACATACACAAACATATATGATAAACTACCCTTTATCCATGACTGTTTCCAAAGGCTAAGACAATATTCAAAAGGTCCCTTCCCTCTATTTATGAAAACATTGCAAACAGAGATGAAACAATTACATGATTCCAAGTCAACTCCCGCATAACCTTCACAGTGATGATTAATCTTAACACAAAAGCTAAAGTGTATCTCTAAAATTTCCtaaggttttttattttaagccTCAGTCAGCATGTGCCACCGGCATCCTCTAAGGGAGACGCTTTTCTTTCAATATCAGTAAGTGGCAAAACCATTAATGGCAACAGTTTTCACAGCTATCGAGAATTATTCTGAAACGGCCCAAacctttccctttcagactttccttcaagattttttaaaacatgtctgttaggaagaggtttccacatccttataaagaatgttttgttcccctctccaactgatgtgggatctcacaatttactcCCATTcgaggctcaacgtcctcgttggcacaccccCTGATGTCGACTCTCTTTTGGGgttcagcgtccttgctggcacaccgcttagTGTCCAactccttcggggctcaacatcctcgctagcacacctcCCGGGGTCtagctttaataccatttgtaacaacccaaacccaccgctagccgatattgtcctttttggactttttattccgggtttcccctcaagatttttataaCACGTTTGTTAggaagatgtttccacactcttataaataatgttttgttcctctcttcaagcgacgtgggatctcacatattttAAAGGAGTCAACTGCTGCACTACAGTTTGAACCAAACAACATATATCAgataagaatgagaaacgcACCTATAGGGGCGAGGAAACTGAGGCAAGAGGTGCATCTGAATCTATCAACCGGAGAAGGAATTGGTTTAGAAACAGTATTATTTACCCATTCCCTTTCACGTATAATCACCTTCGTGACACAAGCGTGACAGTTAGGACAGTAGAAATTATGCGAGCTGGGTTTCTCATATATCCTTCCAAGATATAAATCCGCCACTTGAGTTCCATTTTCTGACCTCAACTCCACTCTTTTATATGAAGCCTGCTCCTCAATTTCCCCCTTGGATGGTTGATTAGAAACAGCTGAAGGGATCTGATCATGCTGGAACTTGATCCCAGTGCCATTTAGCGAGCCTGTTTTCCTTGTGCTGATAGCTTCAATCTCATCAGTGGGGCTTACTTCAAAAAAAGTATGACGATCACCATCGACTTTCAACCGAGAAGATCCAATAGAGCATCCAGTACCTGAAGTTACAATAAGAAATCATAAAACAGGAAGGAAACATCGAATTTCCAAATGAATACCCAAATTTGGtaccaaaaatataataagaatcACATAACTTCAGCAGAGCTTTTCATTCAAGTTCTTCCCATAGATCAAtggcaagaaaaaaaaatttcccaTCATTCAACAGGAGCATAATTGACAGAATTAAAAGGCTCCTGCAATTTGTTTGGGTGGATAAAATTGACTGAGGGTTCTGTTCTTGATTGGTTACAGAATCCAACTCCTATCCTAGGGAAAAAATCCATAcagtaaaaattcaaatcctaAACGTTCAAGAGCTCTGGTTAGTCTAAAGAACCCAATTACGGTTGCTGCAAGTTACTAGCAGAAAGAACTAATTGCAGGAGGATTTTGACATAGGACGGGACCCAGTTCTAAATTGTCGGTATCTCTGAGTTCTGAATATGTTGCTAAAACatacaagaaaattaaagaacattAATGATTGATTATTATTCACGATGACGACGTGTTACTTATTTTGTTCTGCAGAAAAGTTTTCGTAAAGTTAATACTGTAATTAAgagaattaattattaattaagcaACCTAACAAAtcagaacaaaacaaaacgaaCTGTGGCGATCGCTTTCCCTTCGTCGAACACGTagtcttcgtcttcttcgccAAGATTTACGGAATGAGAAtcgattaattaaagaaaggaAATCGAGTAGATCCACGAATTTAGAAAGTATTTGAAGGAATAAATTTAACTGTGTTTTCGCCTA is a window encoding:
- the LOC111778294 gene encoding uncharacterized protein LOC111778294 isoform X1, whose translation is MGVLGDSLCFCKGVGKSERTKAAIFSGKAPAMVRISAASSSSSSSSSNGASSGTAFLIHRSLLLTTHVNLPSVSAAESCEIRLQNGGAATLVPHRFFITSSILDLTIVGLDAVEGDSHSQQQLQHLKICSKPNLDLGNAVYLLGFSDKDELIISEGKVAIATDNLIKLSTDGVTCSPGSAGFDAQGNLAFMVCDPMKLATSPNTKSSSTSSSSSSSCKKDLPMQFGIPLPIICGWLNQHWEGSLEELNKPKPQLIRLMSSGQKSEHSSSFTLRQVFKPMEANDEETREELPGPSYSTTTNTIKEEAPMNNLHLNHVQGIPTPEIYESPKLIAVPLRKKESAPMQLRDINFPPRVSMAVITGHPTRQNPLGSNENSTKDVSQHNQWRQYQSMERQLVDPIENREEVASTNSVNGALSEVQSCSSPEEVSAMHNGYSSEGETTMYSAETAESRNYTSPREGKFQQVGRSQSCVNYNRWGSVQRNPMARQTILENQRSFRNGRKMYSQGAGSYRSNDYYSPTVSSIMKKRNSSEQVSKPRQSTAAAHSSPRWMF
- the LOC111778294 gene encoding uncharacterized protein LOC111778294 isoform X3; its protein translation is MLSEAAMDSGGPKTLDSDTPPSSSSSSSSSSSSSSSSNGASSGTAFLIHRSLLLTTHVNLPSVSAAESCEIRLQNGGAATLVPHRFFITSSILDLTIVGLDAVEGDSHSQQQLQHLKICSKPNLDLGNAVYLLGFSDKDELIISEGKVAIATDNLIKLSTDGVTCSPGSAGFDAQGNLAFMVCDPMKLATSPNTKSSSTSSSSSSSCKKDLPMQFGIPLPIICGWLNQHWEGSLEELNKPKPQLIRLMSSGQKSEHSSSFTLRQVFKPMEANDEETREELPGPSYSTTTNTIKEEAPMNNLHLNHVQGIPTPEIYESPKLIAVPLRKKESAPMQLRDINFPPRVSMAVITGHPTRQNPLGSNENSTKDVSQHNQWRQYQSMERQLVDPIENREEVASTNSVNGALSEVQSCSSPEEVSAMHNGYSSEGETTMYSAETAESRNYTSPREGKFQQVGRSQSCVNYNRWGSVQRNPMARQTILENQRSFRNGRKMYSQGAGSYRSNDYYSPTVSSIMKKRNSSEQVSKPRQSTAAAHSSPRWMF
- the LOC111778294 gene encoding uncharacterized protein LOC111778294 isoform X2, producing MLSEAAMDSGGPKTLDSDTPPSSSSSSSSSSSSSSSSSSNGASSGTAFLIHRSLLLTTHVNLPSVSAAESCEIRLQNGGAATLVPHRFFITSSILDLTIVGLDAVEGDSHSQQQLQHLKICSKPNLDLGNAVYLLGFSDKDELIISEGKVAIATDNLIKLSTDGVTCSPGSAGFDAQGNLAFMVCDPMKLATSPNTKSSSTSSSSSSSCKKDLPMQFGIPLPIICGWLNQHWEGSLEELNKPKPQLIRLMSSGQKSEHSSSFTLRQVFKPMEANDEETREELPGPSYSTTTNTIKEEAPMNNLHLNHVQGIPTPEIYESPKLIAVPLRKKESAPMQLRDINFPPRVSMAVITGHPTRQNPLGSNENSTKDVSQHNQWRQYQSMERQLVDPIENREEVASTNSVNGALSEVQSCSSPEEVSAMHNGYSSEGETTMYSAETAESRNYTSPREGKFQQVGRSQSCVNYNRWGSVQRNPMARQTILENQRSFRNGRKMYSQGAGSYRSNDYYSPTVSSIMKKRNSSEQVSKPRQSTAAAHSSPRWMF
- the LOC111778291 gene encoding uncharacterized protein LOC111778291 isoform X4; translated protein: MKSSAEGTGCSIGSSRLKVDGDRHTFFEVSPTDEIEAISTRKTGSLNGTGIKFQHDQIPSAVSNQPSKGEIEEQASYKRVELRSENGTQVADLYLGRIYEKPSSHNFYCPNCHACVTKVIIREREWVNNTVSKPIPSPVDRFRCTSCLSFLAPIGAWLFPKLATPDREEEVLSGQGNNAASTGIRERETFQVLQETRDHQGSRVGRDTSSVPDQSVHCAVTDKVEGDHAVSNSTPTHSSRNRTIADEGVNIKQGRGKVGVNIKQGRGKVRVNIKQGRVVDRGVEAEPSRFNRWEIVKSIVYGGLSESITSLGIMTSAASANTAIGNIIVLALANLIRGLFILGHNLRGLKTEQFRRTSHEPVDQYEVVLGNRENYVLHCTLAIISFILFGLVPTLVYVLTFTKSNNKDFKLAAAVGASFLCIILLAIGKASIQRPKNWDAYAKTVATYIVIAAWAGSFSYMAGDLLDKFIKKYNDWFERSRSAFRLNLPLPEMSLAEPAWGSL
- the LOC111778291 gene encoding uncharacterized protein LOC111778291 isoform X2, whose protein sequence is MNRDKHLPEVETETTGEDDEEPSVLLRRKKFRQRAQSSFSSTDSDETFSENFEGRKFVVRDEQQQEQCTGCSIGSSRLKVDGDRHTFFEVSPTDEIEAISTRKTGSLNGTGIKFQHDQIPSAVSNQPSKGEIEEQASYKRVELRSENGTQVADLYLGRIYEKPSSHNFYCPNCHACVTKVIIREREWVNNTVSKPIPSPVDRFRCTSCLSFLAPIGAWLFPKLATPDREEEVLSGQGNNAASTGIRERETFQVLQETRDHQGSRVGRDTSSVPDQSVHCAVTDKVEGDHAVSNSTPTHSSRNRTIADEGVNIKQVETGRVVDRGVEAEPSRFNRWEIVKSIVYGGLSESITSLGIMTSAASANTAIGNIIVLALANLIRGLFILGHNLRGLKTEQFRRTSHEPVDQYEVVLGNRENYVLHCTLAIISFILFGLVPTLVYVLTFTKSNNKDFKLAAAVGASFLCIILLAIGKASIQRPKNWDAYAKTVATYIVIAAWAGSFSYMAGDLLDKFIKKYNDWFERSRSAFRLNLPLPEMSLAEPAWGSL
- the LOC111778291 gene encoding uncharacterized protein LOC111778291 isoform X3, producing the protein MNRDKHLPEVETETTGEDDEEPSVLLRRKKFRQRAQSSFSSTDSDETFSENFEGRKFVVRDEQQQEQCTGCSIGSSRLKVDGDRHTFFEVSPTDEIEAISTRKTGSLNGTGIKFQHDQIPSAVSNQPSKGEIEEQASYKRVELRSENGTQVADLYLGRIYEKPSSHNFYCPNCHACVTKVIIREREWVNNTVSKPIPSPVDRFRCTSCLSFLAPIGAWLFPKLATPDREEEVLSGQGNNAASTGIRERETFQVLQETRDHQGSRVGRDTSSVPDQSVHCAVTDKVEGDHAVSNSTPTHSSRNRTIADEGVNIKQGRVVDRGVEAEPSRFNRWEIVKSIVYGGLSESITSLGIMTSAASANTAIGNIIVLALANLIRGLFILGHNLRGLKTEQFRRTSHEPVDQYEVVLGNRENYVLHCTLAIISFILFGLVPTLVYVLTFTKSNNKDFKLAAAVGASFLCIILLAIGKASIQRPKNWDAYAKTVATYIVIAAWAGSFSYMAGDLLDKFIKKYNDWFERSRSAFRLNLPLPEMSLAEPAWGSL
- the LOC111778291 gene encoding uncharacterized protein LOC111778291 isoform X1; this encodes MNRDKHLPEVETETTGEDDEEPSVLLRRKKFRQRAQSSFSSTDSDETFSENFEGRKFVVRDEQQQEQCTGCSIGSSRLKVDGDRHTFFEVSPTDEIEAISTRKTGSLNGTGIKFQHDQIPSAVSNQPSKGEIEEQASYKRVELRSENGTQVADLYLGRIYEKPSSHNFYCPNCHACVTKVIIREREWVNNTVSKPIPSPVDRFRCTSCLSFLAPIGAWLFPKLATPDREEEVLSGQGNNAASTGIRERETFQVLQETRDHQGSRVGRDTSSVPDQSVHCAVTDKVEGDHAVSNSTPTHSSRNRTIADEGVNIKQGRGKVGVNIKQGRGKVRVNIKQGRVVDRGVEAEPSRFNRWEIVKSIVYGGLSESITSLGIMTSAASANTAIGNIIVLALANLIRGLFILGHNLRGLKTEQFRRTSHEPVDQYEVVLGNRENYVLHCTLAIISFILFGLVPTLVYVLTFTKSNNKDFKLAAAVGASFLCIILLAIGKASIQRPKNWDAYAKTVATYIVIAAWAGSFSYMAGDLLDKFIKKYNDWFERSRSAFRLNLPLPEMSLAEPAWGSL